The DNA region AAGATGGAAAAACAAATATCGAAAAAATTTTAGAAGAAAAAGGAGAAAAAGttgtaaaaaaattctcttataataatttgttaGAAGTTGATGATCTTTTAAATGCATACaaatgaattaaaatatatacacatataagTGTATATTTTGTTAAGTTTGTAATTAAATTGTATAATtaaatgtttataattaattttttttaattttttttaatgttttttaatttttttttttaattatccctttttataattaacattttttaaatttgtttttttatatataaacatgatatttctttatttgtcttataaaataataaattaaataaatatatatatatatatatatatatatatatatataatcatttatatttttcctttattGGGAAATTCATTGTCCATTATGAATATAAGTAATatcaaattatatataaaaataataatattaaattttatttgtatatatttataatggCTATATAGctattttttattttgtgtattttttttttttttttttttttttttttttttttttttttttttttttttttttttttttttttataaaaaaaaaaaaaaaaaaaaaaaaaaaaaaaaaaaaaaaaaaaaaaaaaaaaaaaaaaaaattttttttttttttttttttttttttttttttttttttttttttttttatNNNNNNNNNNNNNNNNNNNNNNNNNNNNNNNNNNNNNNNNNNNNNNNNNNNNNNNNNNNNNNNNNNNNNNNNNNNNNNNNNNNNNNNNNNNNNNNNNNNNNNNNNNNNNNNNNNNNNNNNNNNNNNNNNNNNNNNNNNNNNNNNNNNNNNNNNNNNNNNNNNNNNNNNNNNNNNNNNNNNNNNNNNNNNNNNNNNNNNNNNNNNNNNNNNNNNNNNNNNNNNNNNNNNNNNNNNNNNNNNNNNNNNNNNNNNNNNNNNNNNNNNNNNNNNNNNNNNNNNNNNNNNNNNNNNNNNNNNNNNttttttttttttttttttttttttttttttttttttttttttgcgATTTATGGCTAgttcattatatatattaataaaaaaaaaaaaaaaaaaaaaaaaaggaatacATAACGGAATActataataaacataaacgttttattttgttatataatttgtaGTTTATTATGTCATGGGATAATTaacaatataattaaataaaaaataaagttGGAGAAGACAACCATTATAATAAgtttaaaaaagaaaaagaataattttataCTATATATGGTCTTTGTGAAcatagaaaaatatatgcatattttttaatttttattgCATGAAAAGGcttaatattttttattaaattaatatgaccttaaatatatatatcttatgtgtgtatataaaatgttaaggcacaaaatgaaaaaaaaaatttcaatTTGAAAGTAAAGATAAGTTTGTTTAAAAATCATCACTTTGATattgtacatatatatatatatatatatatattataataataaaatgaatgGAATAAATAACGGTAGAACAAAATGCTTACTTTTAGGTTGAATGATATTATCGGTCTTTTTGAAAAAGGCAATATTCTATTAACAATtcctttatattatttaatataaggtaaacatttattaatattaatattaataataatattattattttaattttaattttttttttttttttttttttttctataccgtaaaattatttttaccTATTGTGCACttgatataaatttaaagGTCAAACTAATATAgtaataaatgaatatatatatatatatatatatatatatatgtataatatgtattatatatatttatggATGTTTCccttattttttaaatattataaatataatatataatatatatataataaattaaattattttattattaatttttctattattttattcttttcttttcttattttttttttttttttcttttctccttttcttatattctttttttttgctttgttatatatatatatatatatatatatatatttatttatttatttttatttttatttttttgatgataattaaaatattttttctcCTATATACTAAATACTTTTATACTattgtataaataatagtaaattctttattttgttctcatataatgttaaaatgaaaataagGAGAAATCCATCGAATATTGAGAAAAGATAATATTCttagatatataataaagaatatatacatatatatatatatatatatatatatatttatatatttataaaataattatggtttagaaaaaaataaaaaaaatgtatatacatatatatatacatatatatatacatatatttgaatagtttgtatatgataattattgTAATATTTCTGCTTTCtatgtttttttttgagaataaaacatatagttttatttctaagataaatataaagaacatacgatataataataataataaatatcatttatttcCCTCAAGAGAATTAAGAAAGGTTAGCTCGTTTGTGTTGGATAATaaagtattatataataaacaaaagataagaaaaagaaaatttaattttttttatgttttttcAAACAAAATGAGTGatatcaataatataaaggaacaaaaagaaaatgatgaatGTGGTAGTGTGGAAGAACTTATAGAAAAGTATAGTTGTGAAATATCATCCTTAATTGAAAGAAATCAATGTATTAAAGAAATGAATGatgaagaattaaaaaaggaatatatggaaaatgaaaaattattacaagaaaaaaaaatgaaattaaaagatTTATATAGTAAACCTAGTgaagaattaaaattaattgaAAATCGTACAAAGTTAGAAAATTTAgtaaaaagaaaatttttttatactaACTCATTTGAAATATATGGTGGTGCATCTGGTTTATTTGATTATGGTCCTTCTGGTTGTTTATTAAAATCTGAATTAGAAAATTTATGGAGATgtcattttatatattatgatgaGATGTTAGAAATATCAGGTTCTTGTGTAACTCCTTATCAAGTATTAAAAACATCTGGGCATGTGGATCGATTTACTGATTTAATGATTCGTGATGTAGTAACAAATGATTGTTATAGGGCAGATAAATACTTGGGTGATTTTCTAAGAGCTAAAATTGAAGAATTAAGGAAAAAGAATACAAAAGAGGATGAACATGttgaagaaaaagaaaagaaacAAAAGAGAGTTGATGACATAAAccataaaaataataatgatgacaataatattaataatattaacaatattaataattgTAATACATTTGGAGGGGGGGAAAATGACACAGAAGTgttaatacaaaaaatCGAATTAATATTAAGAAAATTAGATGGTATGAATCAAGATGaaattaaagaaattattaaagagtataatataaaatcaccattaaaaaatgatttatcAGATCCTTTTCCATTTAATTTAATGTTTCAAACAAAAATAGGACCAAAGGATGATAATACagaagataaaaataaggagaaatgtaaaaatgtggatgataataaaaatttaaataatactaatacaaataataataataataataatatgaataatattgCTTTTTTAAGACCCGAAACGGCACAAGGAATATTTGTTAACTTTAAGAAGCTCTTAGAATATAATGGGGGAAAAACACCATTTGCAGGAGCACAATTAGGCCTTGGATTTCGTAATGAAATATCTCCAAGAAATGGTTTATTAAGAGTTCGAGAATTTCAGATGGCTGAAATAgaatattttgtaaatcCTAAAAAAAAGAATCATGAGaaatatgatttatttaaatatttaatgtTACCATTATATCCTAGAGATAATCAATTAACGGATGGAATgataattaaaaatatgacATTAGAAGAAGCAGTAGAAAAAAAGATTATAGCAAATGAAGCTTTAGCATATTTCTTAGCAAGAAcctatttatttttattaaaatgtgGAATTAATAAAGATGGTATACGATTTAGACAACATTTAAAAACAGAAATGGCACATTATGCAAATGATTGTTGGGATGCTGAAATATTAACTTCTTTTGGATTTATTGAAGTTGTTGGACATGCAGATAGATCAGCATATGATTTACAACATCATATGAAATATACAGGTGCAAATTTATATGCTTgtgaaaaatataatgaacCTATTGAAATGGAATTTGTAAAAATGATACCGAATAAAGCCAAAATAGGACATACCTTTAAGAGTgatcaaaataaaatctATTCTTgtttaaatgaaaaaacaaatgaaGAATTACTACTTATTGatgaagaattaaataaaaataataaatatatattaaatgttgtaaataatgattctacagataatgaatataaatttgAATTAACAAGAGATATGTTATCatttcaaaaatataaaaaaaaagttcaagaagaaaattttattcCTAATGTTATAGAACCTTCATTTGGAATAGGTAgattaatattttgtattcTAGAGCATTCTTTTAGAATTAGAAAATTTACTGATGATAAAGAAGAAAGACaatatttatcattacCATATAAATTAGCTCCTATTAAATGTTctatattatcaatatcaaataataaagcattttatccatatattaaacaaatacaaatgttattaaatcaatataatatatcatcaaAAATAGATAATTCTAGTGTATCTATAGGTAAAAAATATGCACGAACAGATGAAATCGGTATACCTTTTGCTGTAACAATAGATTTTCAAACACTAAAAGATAAAACCATTACATTAAGAGAAAGAGATTCTATGTTACAAATAAGAATCAGTATGTCTCACTTGGtagatattattaattctATGTTACATGCAAAAAAATATTGGaatgaatatatatctCAATATGGATTATTCACACAGCAGGTCTTGGATTCGTAGTctattcatattataaatatatacatatatatatatatatatatacttgtatttgtgtttatatttatacatgtatgtatatatttacgTTATGTTTCATTTTTGTTGTATATAAACATTGTGCTATAATTAAAAAGTAAATGTTTTGTATATGTGCACTTTATAAATTTCATAAATTTTTTACGCAGCGTTTTACCTTGTTACATCTTTCATGCTCATCATTTGGGCATCTTAACACAAAATGTTTTGTTATAGaactttttaaaaaaataaatcaaatgaaatatatataaataaaaatataaatatatatgtctatatatgttaaaaaattatagaacaaaaaaaattttttatatacatgtcatataaaaaaaaatgaaccTAAGTAAAATCAGACACAcatatgtaatatatatatataatatatatatatatatatatatatatatatatatatatatatatttatttatgattttaaaaaaataaaactatttaaacatttaaaaaaagttataaatcttaacaatatataatatatatatatatatatatatatatttatttatttatttatttatatgttgGTGTTGTTATTTGCCGgttatatttctttaaattGATCCGACTTGTTTTTGTGATGGAATTTAAGTAGAATTAAAGAAATGAATAATGATATGACATAAACAAAATCAAAATGATATTTGAGTTTAAATagatttaataaattattattaaagaatatatataacattttaattttttctttgaCAGGTAGATAATCAAATAGTTGTATACAATAAGCTGAGAAATATAAATCCATAATTTCACACATTAATAGAATGGCTAGATTTGAATATAAAGAAGATTTTGTTGAATATcttaattttataattttttccATAAATGTTTTTAGATTAGTAAATATgaaacataataataatatggatgtaatagaaataacataattatctagattaatatttatatgaacaatatgtaaaacattttttaattcatttataatagagatattcatattttttgaataaaataacattAATACATGTCCACTACTATATGCtgatataaatttataatgtatctctatcatatatattatataacacgttttaataattttatatagaCATAATATAGACATTATAATACcaagtatatataaaagaatacCACAAAATGTTGTACTTTGatttattcttatttgTTCTTTTATAACATCATCtaataagaaatataatttctttaCCATATATTCTAAAGATTTTATATCTTGTATTAACACTTgtttactttttttattcacATTATCTTTCTTTCTTGTGAAAAATTCCTTAACACTTTGAAACGTTTTATATGGTTTTTGAAAGCCataaaaaaaggaagaTATGAAGGATTTCTTAATAAATCCATCCCACTTATAATTAATactattcatattattattcatattattattactagGAATATTATCacaattataataattattattattattattattattaccatTGTGTGTGTAATTTGTTTCGTTGTTCTTATGTAAACCATCGCTAACTTGGTATTCTTTTGAactaatattatttttagaACCTTTAAAAAATCTTTTAAAGGAAAATATAGGATActtaaaatgaaataaagatttatattttccatttgaatttttatattctcTCATGTAATCATCTGATAGTTTATTTTctaaagatatattttcttcttttgttttaaaaaaacgaaattttttttcatattccATATGCATATCatctaatatattatttgatgattttatatttcttttacataaattattactacttatattttgattaaatgaattttgtttattattttttatgtatgaattattttttatatcattattagAAAATTCGTTTATAAAAccattttcattattatatttctcTATACAAGTTTTTTCTTTCTCTTCTAAATTATCattgttatataattttatttcttcttcattttgttctttatatttatttacaataataatatcatccatactataatttttacaatttatttgttcactaatatataatagatTATTATCTTTTCTTTGTGATAACGTAGTTATATTAAACAAACTAATAAAActtttttctcttttaataaatgtttcatatatatctttatagatagatttataattacctaaatataaattacattttttataacttttaaaagatgtaaaaaatatgtcctcttttttaatatccTTTTTTAGATTATTATCTTTGTTTTCTAAatcatcatattttatcacttgatgatttttatatgttctATGTATTCGATcgtttttattattactaaaaatattattatttatattcaaatcatttatattattattatgattgTTATATTTCTCTTTTGTGTATTGTTTATAAGAATTTCTAGACTTATTTATAGAgttgatattattttgaaaataatgtGTGTCTAGATTATTTGtatgatttatattatatatattatctgCATTTTTCACAATACtattaacattattattattattattattgtgTGTGTTATTAAGCCCATGCGAAGTACCTGTTTGCAAATAATTAGTTATACAATTAGTTgcattattattattattattattatgatatatacttttactttcatttatattttgtagTCCTATATCGTCtctataatttttataatcattcgaatcataattatatttataataaaatgtattattatgtagattatcatatttctttttttgattttcATAAAAAGGTTTTATCAAATGAGGATAGTACTCATATAGTAAgagtatttttttttttgaagaCAACTGATCCTTTATGAActtgatttttttttcaataactttaacttttttaatattaacaaaaaaaaaaaaattacttATATTACTATATGGTGAATATAAGCTAGTAAATGCAGAGAGAGCACTAACTATAGTCATACCTGTTACAGACATATATGTTAAAAgatttttcataatattaaaaaagaaaaaataattatttttatgattcttaatattatattcttcttcaaactctttatttatctcattaaatttatctaataatatagaacctatattatatatatctgatttatcatatatatctttattattttttaaagtCATCAtagatattttataaaatgtaaaCCATATTATTGGTAATAGAAATATACATCcaattataaatttatataatttctgtttatttttatattttattttataattataattcttCATCTTTTCAATTAAATCTTCACTTACATAAAGTAATCTTTTCATAAAATTAGTTTTTTCTTGTTCTTTTGGTTGTCCTGTTTGTTCTAcacttttattttctttttcattttcatcttctgaatacaattttttttttttctttttattattcattttaattaatgtagtataaaaatattgaaacTTGAATAAACTGCTTGATGTCTTTTCATCTTCATATGttacatatgtatatattaaacttataggaattattatataaataaataatatcataagacttatatctatataccatataaataattgtAATCTTGTTGCAATAAATCCACTTATCTCGAATAATATCATAGAAAGAAGCGATAGACATAAAACGAATGAacaacaaaatattatttttactaAACTAAAACGATTATCAAAAtctttaaataaaaaattttcaaaaaatagACATCCTAATATGCACAAGAACACATgataacaaaataaaaatattatgttaCTATTAATCATGCtttaatgttttttttttttttttatctttttaataAGACTACTATATAAAACCCTACAACAGTAAAATAAAGAAGAGAAcataaattaatatatgttatatatatattatatatattatatacacattaatttatattttcttctttctTATTAACCCTAACATATcttaataatacatatatgtgtgatcctttttatttttaaatgaaagatattatatggaataatatcatatgtatgttatataatattttgtttgaaaaaaaaaaaaaaaaataaaaaataataaaaaaaaaaaaaactcATATTCTtggaaaatatatatatatatatatatatttatatatttatatatttatttatttaaatattccAAGGTTCGGAAttctatttatttaatagCATATACACTTATATGAGTAAAAGTAAATTAatagataaaataaagaatataaataaaattaaatatactataaaatcaaaataaaaaaaaaaaaaaaattcaatatcacacataaaaaaggaacatatatatatatatatatatattaatttatttatttatgtgtatTTAATTCagtatatttttaacaatgtaatgaaaaaaaaaaaaaaaatattttacacatacataatatatatataaatatattataacatatcAAAATTTTGAATGACAAACTAGGCAAGGAAAAAACATCCAAGAGCACCTAAAAAACCATCGTGCTTAGGAAATAAAACTTGGGgtaatatatctttatcTTTAANNNNNNNNNNNNNNNNNNNNNNNNNNNNNNNNNNNNNNNNNNNNNNNNNNNNNNNNNNNNNNaaaaaaaaaaaaagggtaatatatctttatctttaagtttctaaaaaaaaaaaaaaaaaaaaaaaaaaaacatatatatatatatatatatatatatatatatatatatatatatatttaatctatgtataatgaataaataaaactAAAATGTTAAgtaaattatattatattatacaaagatataatatattgctatatttattttttattttattttattttatttttttctcctTTACGTATTGGTAAGAAAGATAAATATTCATGAACTTGTCcttaaaattattatctttacaattatataattctcTTTTAATTGTATTTTTAGCAGCATTATTGTTTAaattaatatcatttatattatctacTTCATTCATTTTTGAATTAAAATGAAGATAGTAGTAATACACACCATGTGTTAGTGTTTCCATGATATATTCATGATTGCTTATATATTTACctgaaaaaaatattctaaaaaaaaaaaaaaaaaaaaaaaaaaaatatatttttttttttttttttttttttttttttttttttttttttttttttttttttttttttttttttttttttttttttttttttttttttttttttttttttttttttttttttttttttttttttttttttttttcttgaGATATACCTTTTCACATTGTGaatttttgataatatatataccatatatcctatattatatgatacCATTTGTATTAATCCTTTGGCTACCTCCTGATGAAAATTTTTGTTATCaccattttttttttttttttcctttaaaatatttccTATATATCCAAAACAACTAGCTAAAGTATTTGAATGTATAGATCCATTTACTGAGGCATCTCCAATTATatgtttcatttttaaatcatatgatatatttttatttttgtcTTCAGcacattttattaattcttCAAAAGAGATATTATCTAATATAAGTTTAGCTAATCCCATGAGGGTGCCCCCCCCAATAGCTGTACCCGCTATTCTTTGATAAGAATCATATCCATTAGATTTAAGAATAGAGATACCTGAACCAATATTTGCAATTATAAAAGGATGAAATGGAGCCTTTATTTTTGCTGGTACTTTTACATTAAGAAATGTTTCATATTCATAAAATGATTTACTAACATTAAATAACGTATGGATACCATTCATAATACAGTTCATTTCATCTTTCCTACTACATGTAAgtatcatattattatcactaatataattatcattattttcataatgagattt from Plasmodium gaboni strain SY75 chromosome 14, whole genome shotgun sequence includes:
- a CDS encoding putative membrane protein (conserved Plasmodium membrane protein, unknown function), with product MINSNIIFLFCYHVFLCILGCLFFENFLFKDFDNRFSLVKIIFCCSFVLCLSLLSMILFEISGFIATRLQLFIWYIDISLMILFIYIIIPISLIYTYVTYEDEKTSSSLFKFQYFYTTLIKMNNKKKKKKLYSEDENEKENKSVEQTGQPKEQEKTNFMKRLLYVSEDLIEKMKNYNYKIKYKNKQKLYKFIIGCIFLLPIIWFTFYKISMMTLKNNKDIYDKSDIYNIGSILLDKFNEINKEFEEEYNIKNHKNNYFFFFNIMKNLLTYMSVTGMTIVSALSAFTSLYSPYSNISNFFFFVNIKKVKVIEKKIKFIKDQLSSKKKILLLYEYYPHLIKPFYENQKKKYDNLHNNTFYYKYNYDSNDYKNYRDDIGLQNINESKSIYHNNNNNNNATNCITNYLQTGTSHGLNNTHNNNNNNNVNSIVKNADNIYNINHTNNLDTHYFQNNINSINKSRNSYKQYTKEKYNNHNNNINDLNINNNIFSNNKNDRIHRTYKNHQVIKYDDLENKDNNLKKDIKKEDIFFTSFKSYKKCNLYLGNYKSIYKDIYETFIKREKSFISLFNITTLSQRKDNNLLYISEQINCKNYSMDDIIIVNKYKEQNEEEIKLYNNDNLEEKEKTCIEKYNNENGFINEFSNNDIKNNSYIKNNKQNSFNQNISSNNLCKRNIKSSNNILDDMHMEYEKKFRFFKTKEENISLENKLSDDYMREYKNSNGKYKSLFHFKYPIFSFKRFFKGSKNNISSKEYQVSDGLHKNNETNYTHNGNNNNNNNNYYNCDNIPSNNNMNNNMNSINYKWDGFIKKSFISSFFYGFQKPYKTFQSVKEFFTRKKDNVNKKSKQVLIQDIKSLEYMVKKLYFLLDDVIKEQIRINQSTTFCGILLYILGIIMSILCLYKIIKTCYIIYMIEIHYKFISAYSSGHVLMLFYSKNMNISIINELKNVLHIVHININLDNYVISITSILLLCFIFTNLKTFMEKIIKLRYSTKSSLYSNLAILLMCEIMDLYFSAYCIQLFDYLPVKEKIKMLYIFFNNNLLNLFKLKYHFDFVYVISLFISLILLKFHHKNKSDQFKEI
- a CDS encoding glycine--tRNA ligase, with amino-acid sequence MIIIVIFLLSMFFFENKTYSFISKINIKNIRYNNNNKYHLFPSRELRKVSSFVLDNKVLYNKQKIRKRKFNFFYVFSNKMSDINNIKEQKENDECGSVEELIEKYSCEISSLIERNQCIKEMNDEELKKEYMENEKLLQEKKMKLKDLYSKPSEELKLIENRTKLENLVKRKFFYTNSFEIYGGASGLFDYGPSGCLLKSELENLWRCHFIYYDEMLEISGSCVTPYQVLKTSGHVDRFTDLMIRDVVTNDCYRADKYLGDFLRAKIEELRKKNTKEDEHVEEKEKKQKRVDDINHKNNNDDNNINNINNINNCNTFGGGENDTEVLIQKIELILRKLDGMNQDEIKEIIKEYNIKSPLKNDLSDPFPFNLMFQTKIGPKDDNTEDKNKEKCKNVDDNKNLNNTNTNNNNNNNMNNIAFLRPETAQGIFVNFKKLLEYNGGKTPFAGAQLGLGFRNEISPRNGLLRVREFQMAEIEYFVNPKKKNHEKYDLFKYLMLPLYPRDNQLTDGMIIKNMTLEEAVEKKIIANEALAYFLARTYLFLLKCGINKDGIRFRQHLKTEMAHYANDCWDAEILTSFGFIEVVGHADRSAYDLQHHMKYTGANLYACEKYNEPIEMEFVKMIPNKAKIGHTFKSDQNKIYSCLNEKTNEELLLIDEELNKNNKYILNVVNNDSTDNEYKFELTRDMLSFQKYKKKVQEENFIPNVIEPSFGIGRLIFCILEHSFRIRKFTDDKEERQYLSLPYKLAPIKCSILSISNNKAFYPYIKQIQMLLNQYNISSKIDNSSVSIGKKYARTDEIGIPFAVTIDFQTLKDKTITLRERDSMLQIRISMSHLVDIINSMLHAKKYWNEYISQYGLFTQQVLDS
- a CDS encoding putative pantothenate kinase (part of same gene as PGSY75_1420600A~gap found within coding sequence), with the protein product KDKDILPQVLFPKHDGFLGALGCFFLA
- a CDS encoding putative pantothenate kinase (part of same gene as PGSY75_1420600B~gap found within coding sequence); translated protein: MRTNKGESIICNPMEEKNDCCSLDIGGTLIKVVYVNEKYIHDDNIKENTENLMIKMNANKNIYVTFFDISKLDDTLFFLLRNDLIKKKITLTGGGAHKYFYHVLEKVLYHKLMIEINKSVNKIYVSKYQYDEKLSLLTILLWTPQSNDQNKNIDINNYNNNNMEGLYLFDKKFLDKFPSDTIKIYFIKSHYENNDNYISDNNMILTCSRKDEMNCIMNGIHTLFNVSKSFYEYETFLNVKVPAKIKAPFHPFIIANIGSGISILKSNGYDSYQRIAGTAIGGGTLMGLAKLILDNISFEELIKCAEDKNKNISYDLKMKHIIGDASVNGSIHSNTLASCFGYIGNILKEKKKKNGDNKNFHQEVAKGLIQMVSYNIGYMVYILSKIHNVKRIFFSGKYISNHEYIMETLTHGVYYYYLHFNSKMNEVDNINDINLNNNAAKNTIKRELYNCKDNNFKDKFMNIYLSYQY